The DNA region TCGTATCGTGTCCTCAACGAAGCCGCCTGAGAACTCGCGTCGGACGTGGTTGATCAGCGCATTCACGCGCGCGTCGTCACGGCCGAACAGTTCCGTCGGCCAGAGCGTTTCCGTGTTGCCCCAGTGCGTGCCGACCTTCTCCCAGCTTGGAGGGAAATGCGACAAGCCGGACCGCTTGACGGCGGCGTCGATGGCGCTTCGGTAGTCTTGCGCCTCGGCGCGCCACTTCTTCTCGCCTTCGGCTTTTCCTAGCGCCCGCGCAGCGTCGGCGGTGCAGAGCATCCCACGCAGGTTCCAGAGGTCGTAGCCGACGATGTGGTGCTTGCCGTCCCAAAGCATCTCGCCGTCGGCAACAGCGGCCGGCAATAGACCCACGAACGGCGAATCGGCCGGCGCTTCCCGGCGAGCCTTCATTGTCCACTCGACCGCCTTGACCATCGCCGGGTACACGCGCTCCAGCCAAGCCCGGTCGCCGGTGATCTGGTAGTACTGCCACAGCACCCACACCGCCTGCCCGTTGGCATCGAACTGCATGGCCTGCGACTCGAACCGTCCGTCGGCCCGCTGGCGGGGCAGGTACAGCTCAACCGACTTCCGTGCCGCGTCCCACAGGCCAGCTTCCTCAAGCTCCATCACCTGATACGCGCCGTCGCGGATGTAGAACTCGTCATAGAAGCCCTCGCCGCCCCGCACCTCGCCGTGGTCGTTGGCGATCATCTGGCACACGTGCGCCGCCTTCAGCGCGTCGGTCGCCTTACGGCACGGCACGTGGATGGCCGCGGCGGACCTCTCGAACCCGCGCCAGTATTGGATCGTCCGCCAGAGCCAAAGCGTGGCGTCTTCCTTCTCGAGGGCGGCGGATTGCTCTTCGTTCACCGCGAAGTAGGCGTATCGGGCCGCTCCCGCGACCGTCTCGCCCGGCGCTAGGTTCTTGTCAACCCAACGATCGCCGGACGCAGCACCGCCGGACAGCTTGATCGCGATCTTCGCCTCAGCCAGCTTGTTCGATCGGTTGGCGGCCTTGTAGTGAACCCAGACGAGGAAGTTCTCGCCCTCGGTCGGCCAGTCGAATGCCTTGCGCCAGTCCTTCACGCCGGGCATCGGCGTCGCCCAATAGGAGAACTCGTAATGGACCGGCCCGTCGGCCGCGGCGATCTCCATGATGGGCATCCAGCCGTCGCGGGCCAGTTTCCCCTGCTGCCGGCTCAAAAGGGTCAGTTCCCGACCGAAGCGGACCTGCACCGTTCTAGCGGTCTTAGGATCGGCTTGGCCCTCTTTGCCGCCGAGCAGGATGCGGTTGTCCGGCGTCACGCGCGCGCCGAACCTGTAGTCCTTTAACCCGACAACGTTCCAGTTGTTCGTGAAGTAGTCGAACTCGTCCGCCGGTTCCAGCGTGGCAAAGGACCGCGTAGACAAGGCTATCAGGACCAAGATGAGGGGAGCCGCTACGATCTTCATGATCCCCTAACAGTTCTGCTTGGTTGGCGCGTTCCCTTTTCGACCTGATTGACTCTCCGTTCCTCGCTGAAGCCCATGCAAGTTCGGGCATAATCGCCGCACTTATGTCAAAGGAACACCGGTTTGTCGGCCGCATCGAAAGGATGGGAGGCCGCACGATGGTCCCGCTCGGCTTTCATCCGGACTCGGTCTGGGGCGTCAAGGGCCGGCACTGTCTGAACGGCACGATCGGTGGCGCGACATGGCGCGGAACCGTTACGGCCTACAGCGAAGTCTGGGGATTGCCGACGGGTCCCGCGTGGTTGCGGGACAACAGACTCAAGGTGGGGGATGCCGTCGAGGTCGCCGTAAAGCCCGAAGGGCCCCAGTCCGACGCTCTCGCAGAGGACCTCACGGCGGCGTTTGCCACGAGCCCCGAGAGCCGGGCGTTCTTCGACTCGCTGACGAGCTTTCACCGCAAGAACTACATGCGGTGGATCGACTCGGCCAAGCGCCAAGAGACCCGGTCCCGGCGCATCGCCGAGATGATGGCGATGCTCCGGGAAGGCCGGCTGAAGTGAAGGCTATACAGCCCGGCGACGGCGCGAAATGAGCGCCAGTGCGCCTAGGCCAAGCACCGCAAGGCTGGCAGGCTCGGGTACTGGGCCGAGGTTCGCCCGGATCTCGCCGCCGGGGTAGGTCGAGGTGTGGACGTTGGCGTAAGTGAGGCCGTCCGCCATCTTGGCGCGAAGGGCGGCCCATGCACTCGCCGCAGTACCCCCGTTGGCGGTGACGAAGGAAGCGTTGAAGCTGCTCGTCAGCGTCATGTCGAACGTGTGGTCATAGGAGCCCGAGGTCGTGCCGGTCGGAAAGCCGGTGAACGTTGGGGTCGTGGTGGCCACTCCGCCATTGGCGGTCGAAGAGTCAGCCCGGGCGTGGATGTGGGCTGCGGTGTTGCCGGCGGTCAGGCCGCTGAAGTCGATCTGGACGCGCATGGTGTTCGCCACGTCGTCAATCGTCACGCGAGCGGTTCCGGTCGCAGGCGAAGCGTTCGGCGGCGATTCGTTCAGGCCGCTAAAGTCGCCGCCATAGACCAAAATGGCGCCAAACGAGTGGGCGGCGACTACCGCTAGGCCAGCAAGTACAGAATAGGTTCGAAGATTCATTTGTCCCTCCTTACTGGGCCGGCTTTGCACGGGCCAGCCCCGCAAATACCTCACGAGCAGAGGTATGGTCCCTCCAGTATAAGGCAATCTTTACGAAAGCGCAAAGTTAGCTTGTCGGCGCACCGCAAAACCTGTAAAATTACCAGCCCGGCCCACGCCAAGCTGCGTTATTGTGTTCGGTGATGGCGGCTCTGGAAGCCTCAGTCCCGATCATCGGGATGGGGGCCTTAAGCCTGGAAACGCGCTGTTGAAGCCTCCGCCTCGGAAGAGGCGGAGGCATTTCACGCACACATTGACGCAGCATTGCGCGGGAAAGGGCGCGTGGCGGGTAGCGTGAAGGGCATGGCCACTGTGATTCACAGACGTGTGGACGCCTTGCGAGCCCAAGGGAGTCCGGCGTTGATTGCGCGCATGAGGTCTGGGTGGGCGATCTTGGCAGATCGGCAGGTGACTCGTGGGCAGTGCCTGTTGCTCCCAGATCCCGTGGTGGCCAACCTCAATGAGTTGCAGGGCTCCGAACGTCGGCAGTTCCTGATGGACATGGCGGCGCTCGGCGATGCTCTGCTCGCCGTCACCGGAGCGGCAAGGATCAACTACGAGATTCTTGGGAACCAAGATCCTGCGCTGCACGCACATGTTGTGCCCAGGTATTTGGATGAGCCGGAGGAGGTCCGCACCAAGCCGATCTTCGCCTACGACTGGGAGCAAATGCCTCCTTTCGACCCATCAGTTGACGAGCCACTGCGGGCAGCCATTGCAATGGCCCTTGCGGATTCCGCCATAGAGATAGGATTTCAACACAAAAGCTGACAGCAATAATACGGGTTCTTTCCGATGAAGCAATCAGTACAAAAGTGCAGATATTGGCCCGGCAATTTGAGGAGCACAATAGCCTCTGGAGGAGACCACCATGGTTTATCGTGCCCCACTGGGGGTTCTTTGTTCTTTGGCCGCCGCCTGCGCTCTTGGCCAGTTGTCGGCGTCGCCCTATTACAGCACCTTGTCCGGTTTCAACGACACGAGCAACATGTTCATGTCGCAGACCGCCTATGATGGCTGGATCAGTCACTCGGGAGCCGATCCCGATACGTTCATCAACGCGATGGCGATTACAGGCGGAACGACCTGGGACCCGGACATTGACTTTTTCACCCCGTCTGGCTTGTTCAGTTATTACGACCCCGGGGTGGGTTACGGCACCTACACCTTTGGCACGGCGATCTCTGGCGATACGAACTGGTACGTCGGCGGTCTCGCCAGCAGGTGGGGTGATGTCTATAACGTAGACCCGGGGGTCTACGACTTCACGCTCGACATCATCGGTGGCGCCGATGCGAATGCGACGGACCTCTTGGCGAGCATCCAGTACGTGTTCGAAGTTGCTGCTCGCCTGGACGTCTCGGCGACCGGCGAAGCCACGCCTGGCGTGATCCACTACGGCGAAGTGACCCAAGTCGCAATGACCGTTCAGAACCACATGCCCAACCGGTCGTTCTTTTCAACGACTTGGTTCTTCTCGGGCGGAGGGATGTCGCAAGGCACCGACTCGCTCACCCATGTTGGCTGGGAAGGCGACTGGTGGGAAGAGGAAATCGTGGCTGGGGGGAGCCGGACCGATGGCCACACCGCTTGGAAGGCAGCGGGTGCGATTCCGACCGGGACGTATCAGGGCTACATGGGAGTCGTCGGCGGCCTCTATCTCGGCGACTGGCACTGGGTTTCCATGACGGGTACCGTGCCGACGGTAGAGCTCGTACCCGAGCCCAGCGGGCTGTTGGTGCTCGCACTGGGCGGTCTGGCGCTGATCAGGCGAAGGCGGGTCTAGGCGTATCTGGTTAGTTCGACGGGTCTGCACAGTCAGACCCGTCAGACTATTTGGGCCTGTCGGGCTGGTCGGAGGTGTCGGACGCGTCGGCTCATCGGACTGGTCGGACCCGTCGGACTTGTCAGACAGGTCCGCCGATCTCCTCTTTGACCTCTCTCTATAGAGCTTCTCGGTGAAGCCGCCTTCAGAAAGAAAGTCCGCCTCTAGGCGCTTCATCAGCCGTCGCAGCAAGTAGGTTGCCTGGTTGATCAGGCAGATCATGGTGTTGGCAGCGCTTTCGAGCGACTTTTCCTCAATGTAGGTGCGATAAGTCTCGTAGGTGTTTGCTCTCTCTTGGCCCAGATTGCGAATGAACACAGCCTTAGGATGGTTCTTGTCCCAAAGCCCGAGCTTGTTTTGCCGTAAGTAGTCCTCATAGTCGATCAGCAGCTCTTCAAGGCTGGCGCATGCTACGCCGATTAGCTTGAGTTCCGTCTTCTTCGAGGTCGCCGAAGCAGCGCTGCCCTCGGCGATGTTTTGCTTACCGCTGCGGGCGGCTTGCACCATTTGGTCTGTGGTTCTGGACCGATTCGAGATCGCACGCTTACAGAATACGACGGTGCCGTCATGGATGATCTCGGCAATCTGGTATGCCCGGAGCTTGCGATATCCGCCGTGCTTGGGGATGAGCGGTCCAGGCTCCGACATGGGCGGGAGGTTACCCTCTGTTAGGGTCGGACGGGTCGGACGTGTCGGACCAGTCCGACCTTTCTGACGCGTCTGACCCGTCAGACCCGTCCGACTCGTCTGACCATCAACCCTACTCCCATGTAGTAGAATTCCGTACACGCCTCATGTCCATCGTCCACTTCGAGACCCCGTTCGCCCTCTCCCAGGAGTTCCAGCCCAAGGGGGACCAGGAGCAGGCCATTTCGGGCCTGGTGGATGGGCTCGACTCCGGCTTTCGCTTCCAGACCCTGCTCGGCGCGACTGGCACCGGCAAAACCTACACGATGGCCTCGGTCATCCAGCGCTCCCAGCGTCCGGCGCTGATCATCGCGCACAACAAGACGCTCGCGGCGCAGCTCTGCCAGGAGTTCCGCGCGTTCTTCCCCGAGAACTCGGTCCAGTACTTCATCAGCTATTACGACTACTACCAGCCCGAGGCCTATATCCCCGGCACCGACACCTATATCGAGAAGGACTCCTCGGTGAACGAGGAGATCGACCGCCTTCGCCATGCGGCCACTCAGGCGGTGCTGGAGCGGCGCGACGTGGTCATCATCGCCAGCGTGTCGTGCATCTATGGCCTGGGTTCGCCCGACCTCTACATGGAGTCGGTGGTCACCTTCGAAAAGGGCGCGCAACTGGACGTCAAGGAGGCCATCCGCAAGCTGGTTCACATGCAGTTCACCCGGAACGACATGGTGCTGGAGCGGGGCACCTTCCGGGTTCGCGGCGACACGATCGAGATCCAGCCCAAGGACGAGGAACTCATCACGCGCGTGGAGTTCTTCGGCGACACGGTCGAGCGCATCCGGCTGATCGACCCGCTCACCCGCGACGTGCTCGACGAGCCCACGCGGCTGTCCGTCTTTCCCGCCACCCACTACGTGACCCCCTGGGAGAGGCTGGACAGCGTGATGGAGCTGATCCGCGCCGAAATGGAGGTCCAGGAGAAGGTCTTCAAGGACAACAACAAGCTGCTCGAAGCCCAGCGCCTGAGGCAGCGCGTGGAGTTCGACCTCGAAATGATGCGCGAGGTGGGCTATTGCTCCGGCATCGAGAACTACTCGCGGTACTTCGACGGGCGCGAACCGGGCACGCCGCCCTATACGCTGCTCGACTTTCTCCCCAGCAACGCCGTGGTATTCATCGACGAATCGCACCAGACGCTGCCGCAGATAAGGGCGATGTTCAACGGCGACCGCCAGCGCAAGAGCGTGCTGGTCGATTTCGGCTTCCGCCTGCCGAGCGCGCTGGACAACCGACCGCTTACGTTCGATGAATTCCTGGCCCGCGTGCCGCAGGTGGTGTTCGTGAGCGCGACGCCCGGACCCTTTGAGATCGAAAACGAGGCGCAGAGGGTCGAGCAGATTATCCGCCCGACCTACATCGTGGACCCCGAGGTGGAGATCCGCCCGACCAAGGGCC from Armatimonadota bacterium includes:
- the uvrB gene encoding excinuclease ABC subunit UvrB, whose product is MSIVHFETPFALSQEFQPKGDQEQAISGLVDGLDSGFRFQTLLGATGTGKTYTMASVIQRSQRPALIIAHNKTLAAQLCQEFRAFFPENSVQYFISYYDYYQPEAYIPGTDTYIEKDSSVNEEIDRLRHAATQAVLERRDVVIIASVSCIYGLGSPDLYMESVVTFEKGAQLDVKEAIRKLVHMQFTRNDMVLERGTFRVRGDTIEIQPKDEELITRVEFFGDTVERIRLIDPLTRDVLDEPTRLSVFPATHYVTPWERLDSVMELIRAEMEVQEKVFKDNNKLLEAQRLRQRVEFDLEMMREVGYCSGIENYSRYFDGREPGTPPYTLLDFLPSNAVVFIDESHQTLPQIRAMFNGDRQRKSVLVDFGFRLPSALDNRPLTFDEFLARVPQVVFVSATPGPFEIENEAQRVEQIIRPTYIVDPEVEIRPTKGQIDDLMHEVQSRVAKGERTLVTTLTKKMAEDLSTYLRDLGIKVNYLHSNVHSLERPEILRDLRLGVYDVVVGVNLLREGLDLPEVSLVAILDADKEGFLRSETSLVQTIGRAARHMQGKVLMYADNITGSMARAIEETNRRRKVQADYNEVHGTKPQTIQKIVRETIHAYSGEEATGSAGAMGTAEKRAGYGSDPDSPLALRSSRGESVDLSDLPILIEDLERQMKRYAKDMQFEEAARVRDEIMDLRKLMGVSEGRLGVGKRKLPGRERGKV
- a CDS encoding CHRD domain-containing protein; this translates as MNLRTYSVLAGLAVVAAHSFGAILVYGGDFSGLNESPPNASPATGTARVTIDDVANTMRVQIDFSGLTAGNTAAHIHARADSSTANGGVATTTPTFTGFPTGTTSGSYDHTFDMTLTSSFNASFVTANGGTAASAWAALRAKMADGLTYANVHTSTYPGGEIRANLGPVPEPASLAVLGLGALALISRRRRAV
- a CDS encoding discoidin domain-containing protein codes for the protein MKIVAAPLILVLIALSTRSFATLEPADEFDYFTNNWNVVGLKDYRFGARVTPDNRILLGGKEGQADPKTARTVQVRFGRELTLLSRQQGKLARDGWMPIMEIAAADGPVHYEFSYWATPMPGVKDWRKAFDWPTEGENFLVWVHYKAANRSNKLAEAKIAIKLSGGAASGDRWVDKNLAPGETVAGAARYAYFAVNEEQSAALEKEDATLWLWRTIQYWRGFERSAAAIHVPCRKATDALKAAHVCQMIANDHGEVRGGEGFYDEFYIRDGAYQVMELEEAGLWDAARKSVELYLPRQRADGRFESQAMQFDANGQAVWVLWQYYQITGDRAWLERVYPAMVKAVEWTMKARREAPADSPFVGLLPAAVADGEMLWDGKHHIVGYDLWNLRGMLCTADAARALGKAEGEKKWRAEAQDYRSAIDAAVKRSGLSHFPPSWEKVGTHWGNTETLWPTELFGRDDARVNALINHVRREFSGGFVEDTIRWVGQMEPVIHPYMGAYTTMTDLVRGKDEQVVEDFYWYLLHSTAAHAFPEGVYYMRRFAWGDTIPHVTGAGNYAIMLRHMLVHEAGDELHLLSAVPDWWLAKGEEIRIERLPTHFGEMGLTVRGTAKGVEVDFSPPKRNPPKRIVLHLPTSRPWVNRMAGVEVVTRPNQKQKWDFPTVVSKYLRTAPPLSPPIFIESLTTGKPATCSLAFPGMEAARANDGIVDTDSYWGTDVNRDKAAWWQVDFEKPTAVGRVVVVGFFADKRSYGFTVEGSLDGKGWTTLADSRDNKAP
- a CDS encoding YdeI/OmpD-associated family protein, yielding MSKEHRFVGRIERMGGRTMVPLGFHPDSVWGVKGRHCLNGTIGGATWRGTVTAYSEVWGLPTGPAWLRDNRLKVGDAVEVAVKPEGPQSDALAEDLTAAFATSPESRAFFDSLTSFHRKNYMRWIDSAKRQETRSRRIAEMMAMLREGRLK
- a CDS encoding PEP-CTERM sorting domain-containing protein (PEP-CTERM proteins occur, often in large numbers, in the proteomes of bacteria that also encode an exosortase, a predicted intramembrane cysteine proteinase. The presence of a PEP-CTERM domain at a protein's C-terminus predicts cleavage within the sorting domain, followed by covalent anchoring to some some component of the (usually Gram-negative) cell surface. Many PEP-CTERM proteins exhibit an unusual sequence composition that includes large numbers of potential glycosylation sites. Expression of one such protein has been shown restore the ability of a bacterium to form floc, a type of biofilm.) gives rise to the protein MVYRAPLGVLCSLAAACALGQLSASPYYSTLSGFNDTSNMFMSQTAYDGWISHSGADPDTFINAMAITGGTTWDPDIDFFTPSGLFSYYDPGVGYGTYTFGTAISGDTNWYVGGLASRWGDVYNVDPGVYDFTLDIIGGADANATDLLASIQYVFEVAARLDVSATGEATPGVIHYGEVTQVAMTVQNHMPNRSFFSTTWFFSGGGMSQGTDSLTHVGWEGDWWEEEIVAGGSRTDGHTAWKAAGAIPTGTYQGYMGVVGGLYLGDWHWVSMTGTVPTVELVPEPSGLLVLALGGLALIRRRRV